One window of the Trifolium pratense cultivar HEN17-A07 linkage group LG2, ARS_RC_1.1, whole genome shotgun sequence genome contains the following:
- the LOC123905893 gene encoding zinc finger CCCH domain-containing protein 48-like: MDFDGGNKRVYNRLGGSTGGGDSRNQKVCFQWQAGKCNRYPCPFLHSELPTSNGNGAPSKRPYADNNSGFSGNRRGGGSSFNTWGPGRGGGRGRGGGRGAVGGGGRGVVNVEKVCTYWIQGTCSYGDRCKFLHSWSLGDGFSLLTQLEGHKKVVSGIAMPSGSDKLYTGSTDETVRAWDCQSGQCIAVINLGGEVGCMISEGPWLFVGIPNFVKAWNTQNSMEISLDGPVGQVYALVVINDMLFAGTQDGAILLWRFNVAANCFEPAASLKGHTRGVVSLVVGANRLYSGSMDNTIRVWNIETLQCLQTLTEHTSVVMSVLCWDQFLISCSLDKTVKVWFATETGNLEVTYTHPEEHGILTLCGMHDSHGKPILMCSCNDNTVRLYDLPSFAERGKIFNKQEVRAIQTGPGSIFFTGDGTGQVRVWNWIPEPAANSTQ, translated from the exons ATGGATTTCGACGGTGGTAACAAGCGTGTTTATAACCGACTCGGTGGTTCTACCGGTGGCGGTGATTCAAGGAATCAGAAAGTGTGTTTTCAATGGCAAGCGGGGAAGTGTAATCGTTATCCATGTCCATTTTTGCATAGTGAGTTACCTACTTCTAATGGTAATGGTGCACCTTCAAAGCGGCCTTATGCTGATAATAATTCGGGTTTTTCGGGGAACCGACGTGGTGGTGGTTCGAGTTTTAATACATGGGGGCCAGGGCGTGGTGGTGGACGTGGTCGCGGTGGTGGACGTGGTGCTGTTGGAGGTGGTGGTAGGGGTGTTGTGAATGTTGAAAAAGTTTGCACTTATTGGATTCAAGGAACTTGTAGTTATGGAGATCGGTGTAAGTTTCTTCATTCTTGGAGTTTAGGGGATGGCTTTTCTTTATTGACACAGCTTGAAGGACATAAGAAG GTTGTGAGTGGAATTGCTATGCCTTCTGGTTCGGATAAGCTTTATACTGGAAGTACTGATGAGACAGTAAGGGCTTGGGACTGCCAGTCTGGACAG TGTATAGCTGTGATCAACCTTGGTGGTGAAGTAGGTTGTATGATCAGTGAAGGTCCCTGGCTTTTTGTAGGCATACCCAATTTTGTTAAG GCCTGGAATACACAAAATTCCATGGAGATAAGTCTAGATGGCCCTGTCGGACAAGTTTATGCACTTGTTGTGATTAATGATATGCTATTTGCCGGTACGCAG GATGGAGCTATACTACTATGGAGGTTTAATGTAGCTGCCAACTGTTTCGAGCCTGCTGCATCGCTGAAAGGCCACACACGTGGTGTTGTTTCATTGGTTGTTGGAGCTAATAGACTGTATTCTGGTTCAATGGATAATACTATTAGA GTGTGGAACATTGAAACTTTGCAGTGTTTACAGACACTGACCGAGCACACATCTGTTGTGATGTCCGTTCTTTGCTGGGATCAGTTCCTTATATCTTGTTCATTAGACAAAACAGTGAAG GTGTGGTTTGCTACAGAAACTGGAAATTTGGAAGTGACATATACTCACCCTGAAGAACAT GGTATACTCACCCTCTGTGGGATGCATGATTCACACGGCAAGCCCATATTGATGTGCTCTTGCAATGATAACACTGTTCGCCTCTATGATCTGCCATC attTGCAGAGAGAGGTAAAATATTCAACAAACAAGAAGTGCGGGCAATTCAGACCGGTCCTGGTAGCATATTCTTCACCGGTGATGGTACCGGCCAAGTGAGAGTGTGGAATTGGATACCTGAGCCAGCGGCTAATAGCACCCAATAA